Proteins encoded together in one Amphiprion ocellaris isolate individual 3 ecotype Okinawa chromosome 14, ASM2253959v1, whole genome shotgun sequence window:
- the LOC111565215 gene encoding ion channel TACAN-like isoform X1, with the protein MLFSPSGFSECLREWEDLERDYQHIQDTHRLYKQKLEEVTKLQDSCSGAIARQRKKLKELTVSLEECKENHPTTKLSPEDVDAIAGMEGSIRERADAFSEMEAFLPKKNGLYLTLVLGNVNVTLLNKLSKFAYKDEYEKFKLILTVILFVFSFTCRFLFSYRALDALFNFLLVWYYCTLTIRESILITNGSRIKGWWVFQHYLSTFLSGVMLTWPEGALYQMFRNQFLTYCLYQIGFVQFLQYYYQSGCLYRLRALGERHNMDLTVEGFQSWMWRGLTFLLPFLFFGHFWQLYNSITLFKMFQLPECKEWQVAMCSCSYMVLFMGNFFTTLGVVYQKYMNNQDKSKNV; encoded by the exons ATGTTGTTCAGTCCGAGCGGCTTCTCCGAGTGTCTGCGGGAATGGGAGGATCTGGAGCGGGACTACCAGCACATCCAG GACACCCATCGTCTATATAAACAGAAACTCGAGGAAGTGACCAAACTGCAGGACAGCTGCTCCGGTGCAATCGCACGTCAGAGGAAGAAGCTGAAAGAGCTCACTGTGTCGCTAGAAGA ATGCAAAGAAAATCACCCAACAACCAAATTAAGTCCAGAAGACGTGGATGCCATCGCTGGAATGGAGGGCTCCATCAGAGAGAGGGCAGATGCTTTCTCTGAGATGGAAGCTTTTCTGCCAAAGAAGAATGG GTTATACCTCACTCTTGTTTTAGGAAACGTCAACGTAACACTCCTCAACAAACTGTCCAA ATTTGCCTACAAAGACGAATATGAGAAGTTCAAGCTGATCCTCACCGTCATCCTCTTCGTCTTCTCCTTCACATGTCGCTTTCTGTTCAGCTACAG AGCCCTCGATGCCCTCTTCAACTTCCTGTTGGTGTGGTACTACTGCACACTCACCATCCGGGAGAGTATCCTCATCACCAACGGCTCAAG GATCAAAGGTTGGTGGGTTTTTCAGCACTACTTGTCGACCTTCCTGTCTGGAGTCATGCTCACCTG GCCTGAAGGCGCTCTGTACCAGATGTTTAGAAACCAGTTCCTGACATACTGTCTATACCAAA TAGGCTTCGTCCAGTTCCTGCAGTACTACTACCAGAGCGGCTGTTTGTACAGACTCAGAGCGCTCGGAGAAAGACACAACATGGACCTCACAGTGG AGGGTTTCCAGTCCTGGATGTGGAGAGGTCTGAccttcctccttccttttttgttctttggtcAT TTCTGGCAACTCTACAACAGCATAACACTCTTCAAGATGTTCCAGCTCCCAGAGTGTAAAGAGTGGCAG GTGGCCATGTGCAGCTGCTCGTACATGGTGCTCTTCATGGGAAACTTCTTCACCACGCTGGGGGTCGTTTACCAGAAATACATGAACAACCAGGACAAATCCAAGAACGTATGA
- the LOC111565215 gene encoding ion channel TACAN-like isoform X2: MLFSPSGFSECLREWEDLERDYQHIQDTHRLYKQKLEEVTKLQDSCSGAIARQRKKLKELTVSLEECKENHPTTKLSPEDVDAIAGMEGSIRERADAFSEMEAFLPKKNGLYLTLVLGNVNVTLLNKLSKFAYKDEYEKFKLILTVILFVFSFTCRFLFSYRALDALFNFLLVWYYCTLTIRESILITNGSRIKGWWVFQHYLSTFLSGVMLTWPEGALYQMFRNQFLTYCLYQSFVQFLQYYYQSGCLYRLRALGERHNMDLTVEGFQSWMWRGLTFLLPFLFFGHFWQLYNSITLFKMFQLPECKEWQVAMCSCSYMVLFMGNFFTTLGVVYQKYMNNQDKSKNV; encoded by the exons ATGTTGTTCAGTCCGAGCGGCTTCTCCGAGTGTCTGCGGGAATGGGAGGATCTGGAGCGGGACTACCAGCACATCCAG GACACCCATCGTCTATATAAACAGAAACTCGAGGAAGTGACCAAACTGCAGGACAGCTGCTCCGGTGCAATCGCACGTCAGAGGAAGAAGCTGAAAGAGCTCACTGTGTCGCTAGAAGA ATGCAAAGAAAATCACCCAACAACCAAATTAAGTCCAGAAGACGTGGATGCCATCGCTGGAATGGAGGGCTCCATCAGAGAGAGGGCAGATGCTTTCTCTGAGATGGAAGCTTTTCTGCCAAAGAAGAATGG GTTATACCTCACTCTTGTTTTAGGAAACGTCAACGTAACACTCCTCAACAAACTGTCCAA ATTTGCCTACAAAGACGAATATGAGAAGTTCAAGCTGATCCTCACCGTCATCCTCTTCGTCTTCTCCTTCACATGTCGCTTTCTGTTCAGCTACAG AGCCCTCGATGCCCTCTTCAACTTCCTGTTGGTGTGGTACTACTGCACACTCACCATCCGGGAGAGTATCCTCATCACCAACGGCTCAAG GATCAAAGGTTGGTGGGTTTTTCAGCACTACTTGTCGACCTTCCTGTCTGGAGTCATGCTCACCTG GCCTGAAGGCGCTCTGTACCAGATGTTTAGAAACCAGTTCCTGACATACTGTCTATACCAAA GCTTCGTCCAGTTCCTGCAGTACTACTACCAGAGCGGCTGTTTGTACAGACTCAGAGCGCTCGGAGAAAGACACAACATGGACCTCACAGTGG AGGGTTTCCAGTCCTGGATGTGGAGAGGTCTGAccttcctccttccttttttgttctttggtcAT TTCTGGCAACTCTACAACAGCATAACACTCTTCAAGATGTTCCAGCTCCCAGAGTGTAAAGAGTGGCAG GTGGCCATGTGCAGCTGCTCGTACATGGTGCTCTTCATGGGAAACTTCTTCACCACGCTGGGGGTCGTTTACCAGAAATACATGAACAACCAGGACAAATCCAAGAACGTATGA